A genomic window from Emys orbicularis isolate rEmyOrb1 chromosome 8, rEmyOrb1.hap1, whole genome shotgun sequence includes:
- the SOX30 gene encoding transcription factor SOX-30: MEGGPQEEPPRQPHPPAGQEAPRLEHLLLHPLTRQGGREPHLLLLPPRPGPLPQLLSPLPGQGAPCKELHTLNGQSSPSKQLLPPTAALGPGEQQEGREPPRALQGKAAEQEQEGQLGCGGCSKRKRGELKAAAARRAGKEGTQLAASGTVRRGGDQKGGNAEESQKEVMVKETGGDSVASGTGKEGAIKAEQAEAAGEDCKGREEAVSSKPAGFFSGPTHASKDAPAAQPAGGFGTQHPQDLKIPLTLHPVPSGTRIQFQGPPPSELIRVTKVPLAQVPLKMQSLLEPSVKIETKDVPLTVLPSDAGIPDTPFSKDRNGHVKRPMNAFMVWARIHRPALAKANPAANNAEISVQLGLEWNKLTEEQKKPYYDEAQKIKEKHREEFPGWVYQPRPGKRKRFPLTVSTVFSGTSQNIITTNPTTIYPFRSPTYSVVIPNVQNSIGHPVCEAPSTIQLPAPSIQHPGPITLFQPSVGSTTPVAVPAPNLPLHPVIPPQRFAGPEQTEAHHLPSGSSCSVKRPIPVCIESSSRNPSNASTTHSRFPVSNSQPPKEYSGVSTCPRSAPIPQAPPIPHSHLYQPPPIGHPATLFGAPPRFSFHHPYFLPGPHYFPSSTCPYSRPPFGYGNFPSSMPECLGFYEDQYQKHEAMFSALNRDYPFREYPDERTQSEDSRSCESLEGVSYYNSHSHSEEEYLTPMPQLDIGALENVFTTTPSTPSSIQQVNVTDSDEEEEGKVLRDL, from the exons ATGGAGGGGGGGCCGCAGGAGGAGCCCCCCCGGCAACCGCACCCCCCAGCCGGGCAGGAGGCACCCCGCTTggagcacctcctcctgcaccccctcaccaggcaggggggcagggagccgcacctcctgctcctcccccccaggccggggcccctccctcagctcctgtcccccctccccgggcagggCGCCCCCTGCAAGGAGCTGCACACCCTGAATGGGCAAAGTTCCCCCAGcaagcagctgctgccccccacGGCTGCGCTGGGAcctggggagcagcaggaggggagggagccccCCCGGGCGCTGCAGGGAAAAGCAGCGGAGCAGGAGCAAGAGGGCCAGCTGGGGTGcggcggctgcagcaagagaaagAGGGGCGAGCTCAAGGCCGCCGCAGCCCGACGGGCAGGGAAAGAGGGGACCCAGCTCGCGGCCAGCGGCACCGTCAGGAGAGGAGGGGATCAAAAAGGGGGGAACGCAGAGGAGAGCCAGAAAGAGGTGATGGTGAAAGAGACTGGGGGGGACAGCGTGGCCTCGGGGACTGGGAAAGAAGGAGCAATCAAGGcagagcaggcagaggcagccggtGAGGACTGCAAGGGGAGGGAAGAAGCTGTGTCGTCCAAGCCAGCTGGATTCTTCAGCGGCCCGACTCATGCCAGCAAAGATGCCCCCGCGGCTCAGCCGGCTGGTGGGTTTGGAACACAGCATCCTCAAGACCTGAAGATCCCATTGACACTCCATCCAGTACCCTCTGGGACCAGGATCCAGTTTCAGGGACCTCCACCTTCTGAGCTGATCCGAGTGACTAAAGTGCCCCTGGCCCAAGTGCCCCTTAAAATGCAATCCTTACTGGAGCCTTCAGTCAAAATTGAAACTAAGGATGTGCCCCTCACAGTGCTGCCCTCTGATGCAG GGATACCAGATACCCCATTTAGCAAAGACAGAAATGGCCATGTAAAACGTCCAATGAATGCATTTATGGTGTGGGCAAGAATTCACCGGCCGGCACTAGCCAAAGCTAACCCAGCTGCCAATAATGCAGAAATCAGTGTCCAGCTTGGATTAGAGTGGAACAAACTCACTGAAGAGCAAAAGAAGCCCTATTATGATGAAGCTCAAAAGATTAAAGAAAAGCACAGAGAGGAATTTCCTG GCTGGGTTTACCAACCACGACCCGGCAAAAGAAAGCGCTTCCCATTGACTGTCTCCACTGTATTTTCCGGCACCTCTCAGAACATCATCACTACAAACCCAACCACAATTTATCCTTTCCGATCACCCACTTACTCCGTTGTCATTCCCAATGTACAGAACAGTATTGGACATCCTGTCT GTGAAGCCCCTTCTACTATCCAGCTGCCAGCTCCTTCCATTCAACATCCAGGTCCAATTACACTTTTCCAGCCGAGTGTTGGAAGCACCACACCAGTGGCTGTCCCAGCTCCAAATCTGCCCCTTCACCCTGTAATTCCACCACAACGCTTTGCTGGACCTGAACAGACAGAAGCTCATCATCTACCTTCCGGATCAAGTTGTTCCGTAAAGAGACCTATCCCAGTTTGCATTGAGAGCTCCAGCAGGAACCCAAGTAATGCCAGCACCACTCACTCCAGATTTCCTGTCTCTAATAGTCAACCCCCTAAGGAGTACTCAGGTGTTTCTACTTGTCCTAGAAGTGCACCAATTCCCCAGGCTCCTCCCATTCCTCACTCACATCTCTATCAACCTCCTCCCATTGGTCATCCAGCCACTCTCTTTGGAGCTCCTCCTCGATTTTCGTTTCATCACCCTTACTTCTTACCTGGACCCCACTACTTCCCGTCAAG CACGTGCCCGTACAGCCGCCCTCCATTTGGCTATGGGAATTTCCCCAGCTCAATGCCCGAATGTCTTGGCTTTTACGAAGACCAGTACCAAAAGCACGAGGCTATGTTTTCTGCTCTGAATAGAGACTATCCTTTCAGGGAGTACCCAGATGAGCGCACACAGAGTGAAGATTCCCGCAGCTGTGAGAGCCTAGAGGGAGTGTCTTATTACAACAGCCACAGCCATAGCGAGGAGGAATATTTAACCCCCATGCCACAGCTGGATATTGGAGCCTTGGAGAACGTTTTCACCACAACCCCGTCCACACCCTCCAGCATCCAGCAAGTCAATGTGACTGACagcgatgaggaggaggaggggaaagtgtTAAGAGATTTGTAA